In Streptomyces sp. NBC_01717, one DNA window encodes the following:
- the tpg gene encoding telomere-protecting terminal protein Tpg: MGILGDSLDRAAASTATRPIPKTAGAQMRFLVRQFKGTRAVADLLGITQRTVERYVKDQIKKPRPDLAARLTGEVRNRWQPRVKEKAKKNAATSTGIVVETRARFGFTAAPGTTDDGRIRLITQHLPPQYAARLFDARTAGASEQQLQAVIAEGLQEQYFKDRGRRADGLVVEFTDIDYVELDF; the protein is encoded by the coding sequence ATGGGCATCCTTGGAGACAGTCTCGACAGGGCCGCGGCGAGCACGGCCACCCGCCCGATCCCCAAGACCGCAGGCGCGCAGATGCGGTTCCTGGTCAGGCAGTTCAAAGGCACCAGAGCCGTTGCCGACCTCCTGGGCATTACCCAGCGCACGGTCGAACGGTACGTCAAGGACCAGATCAAAAAACCACGCCCGGACCTTGCGGCCCGGCTCACAGGTGAGGTCCGCAACCGCTGGCAGCCACGGGTGAAGGAGAAAGCGAAGAAGAACGCCGCCACCTCCACCGGCATCGTCGTGGAAACCAGGGCGCGGTTCGGATTCACCGCCGCACCGGGCACCACGGACGACGGACGTATCCGGCTGATCACCCAGCACCTCCCGCCCCAGTACGCGGCCCGCCTCTTCGACGCACGGACCGCCGGAGCCTCCGAACAGCAGCTCCAGGCAGTGATCGCAGAAGGACTCCAGGAGCAGTACTTCAAAGACCGCGGCCGCCGTGCCGACGGACTCGTGGTGGAGTTCACCGACATCGACTACGTCGAACTCGACTTCTGA
- the tap gene encoding telomere-associated protein Tap encodes MSELFDAVDALIASASPLPPPAERERLRRAHGLTQEQVANALKVRRATVVSWESGKTEPRPPQREAYARLLAQLAELYPADTPEPAPATASEPSATALVPRVPTAPETTFEPAPAPAPASSSAPTTPVRSAPSATPPAGRRPAVKETARGSSSVAADPRFAHGPLGVLDGDGLLYCVGGTVLDCPAKSLPGLVEWVLAEAQLGAPRLHPSGKDFDPLIVLTTTAAERLGLPERLEDRRRLRLPDDHKVVQQITKAKWKLTRRGFGPWARVYRPAQGGRRQCVQFAVLPWGALDSRSWGTTDHLHPAGIADVLGTYATRVITPRGSTAVSGLETMTALRPPTRAVKDESSGAWVSGPVPGSLAEPVDPAPVEAPDEHPVVAALYPRTHQRTPAEVLDEEAYEWARDPQLLTDTECTGAFAVGIDVNTAFLAAANRLVVGLGAPVHVKDPAFDKKTPGSWLVDLSGIELDPRMPNPFTPHGVRPEGPSWYATPTVAYAQELIDTYHLPVTLRPVEAWIRTESGPYLDPWYKHLSEAYKQTMADLGVTSGLSEADFLTVMEHHKQTDPGMAAVLSAIKSTVKGGIGKLRERPQGTGYKFGERWPALERPTWRPDIRAAVISAARINMHRKILKTAAATQTAPPPAGTLTFGEDALIPIALLSDCAVYLSDGPSPLDVLPRTADGKPAPGTFRLGVSPGMVKHEGTQDLLWAVAMLDEGHNPARHIKGDTEDSGE; translated from the coding sequence ATGTCCGAGTTGTTTGACGCGGTCGACGCCCTGATCGCATCTGCGTCCCCGCTGCCCCCTCCGGCTGAACGGGAACGGCTGCGTAGGGCGCATGGTTTGACGCAGGAGCAGGTGGCCAACGCGTTGAAGGTCCGTCGTGCGACGGTGGTGTCGTGGGAGAGTGGGAAGACGGAGCCGCGGCCGCCTCAGCGTGAGGCGTACGCACGCCTGCTTGCACAGCTCGCCGAGCTCTACCCCGCCGACACCCCAGAGCCGGCACCCGCCACGGCCTCCGAGCCATCAGCCACGGCATTGGTGCCGCGGGTGCCCACCGCGCCCGAGACCACCTTCGAACCCGCGCCTGCGCCAGCCCCGGCGTCGTCCAGCGCCCCGACGACGCCAGTGCGATCAGCACCCTCGGCCACGCCCCCCGCAGGGCGACGCCCCGCCGTAAAGGAGACCGCGCGCGGTTCCTCTTCCGTGGCTGCTGACCCGCGATTCGCGCATGGGCCGCTCGGTGTGCTGGATGGCGACGGCTTGCTGTACTGCGTCGGCGGCACGGTGCTGGACTGTCCTGCCAAGTCCCTTCCCGGGCTGGTCGAATGGGTTCTTGCCGAGGCGCAGCTCGGCGCTCCGCGTCTGCATCCGTCCGGCAAGGACTTCGACCCCCTGATCGTGCTGACCACCACGGCCGCCGAACGTCTCGGACTGCCCGAACGGCTCGAGGACCGGCGACGCCTGCGCCTGCCGGACGACCACAAGGTCGTACAGCAGATCACGAAGGCGAAGTGGAAACTCACCCGCCGTGGCTTCGGTCCCTGGGCCCGCGTCTACCGACCCGCACAGGGCGGGCGACGCCAGTGCGTCCAGTTTGCCGTCCTGCCCTGGGGCGCACTCGACTCCCGCTCCTGGGGAACCACCGACCACCTGCACCCGGCCGGCATCGCCGATGTACTGGGCACCTACGCGACCCGCGTCATCACCCCCCGCGGCTCCACCGCCGTCTCGGGCCTGGAAACGATGACCGCGCTGCGGCCGCCGACCCGGGCCGTGAAGGACGAGAGCAGCGGCGCCTGGGTGTCCGGGCCCGTGCCCGGCTCGCTGGCCGAGCCTGTTGACCCGGCGCCGGTCGAGGCACCGGACGAACACCCGGTTGTCGCCGCCCTCTACCCACGCACCCACCAGCGCACCCCGGCCGAAGTCCTGGACGAAGAAGCCTATGAGTGGGCCCGTGACCCGCAGCTGCTCACCGACACCGAATGCACCGGGGCGTTCGCGGTCGGCATTGACGTGAACACGGCGTTCCTCGCCGCCGCGAACCGGCTCGTCGTCGGCCTGGGCGCCCCCGTCCATGTCAAGGATCCGGCGTTCGACAAGAAGACACCCGGCAGTTGGCTGGTCGACCTGTCCGGCATCGAGCTGGACCCGAGGATGCCGAACCCGTTCACGCCCCACGGAGTACGGCCCGAGGGCCCGTCCTGGTACGCGACACCGACCGTCGCCTACGCCCAGGAACTCATCGACACCTACCACCTTCCGGTCACCCTCCGACCGGTGGAGGCATGGATCCGCACCGAGTCCGGCCCTTACCTGGACCCCTGGTACAAGCACCTCAGCGAGGCGTACAAGCAGACGATGGCCGACCTCGGCGTCACCTCCGGTCTGTCCGAGGCCGACTTTCTCACCGTCATGGAGCACCACAAGCAGACCGACCCCGGCATGGCGGCCGTGCTCTCGGCCATCAAGTCGACGGTCAAGGGCGGCATCGGCAAGCTCCGCGAGCGCCCGCAAGGCACCGGCTACAAGTTCGGCGAACGCTGGCCCGCATTGGAGCGCCCGACCTGGCGCCCCGACATCCGCGCAGCCGTCATTTCCGCCGCCCGCATCAACATGCACCGCAAGATCCTCAAAACAGCCGCAGCCACCCAGACCGCCCCGCCCCCGGCCGGCACCCTGACCTTCGGCGAGGACGCACTGATCCCGATCGCGCTGCTCTCCGACTGCGCCGTCTACCTGTCCGACGGGCCGAGCCCGTTGGACGTGCTGCCGCGCACCGCGGACGGAAAGCCGGCCCCGGGCACGTTCCGGCTCGGTGTGTCACCAGGGATGGTCAAGCACGAGGGCACCCAGGACCTGCTCTGGGCCGTCGCGATGCTCGATGAAGGGCACAACCCGGCCCGGCACATCAAGGGCGACACCGAAGACAGCGGGGAGTAG
- the rpsN gene encoding 30S ribosomal protein S14: MAKQSKITKNEKRKATVERYQARRAELKEIIRRPGTPEPERAAALAELRRQPRDASATRVRNRDSVDGRPRGHLRQFGLSRVRMREQAHAGFLPGVTKSSW, translated from the coding sequence ATGGCCAAGCAGAGCAAGATCACGAAGAACGAGAAGCGCAAGGCAACCGTCGAGCGGTACCAGGCCCGGCGCGCTGAGTTGAAGGAGATCATCCGCCGCCCGGGCACCCCGGAGCCGGAGCGGGCCGCTGCTCTGGCGGAGCTTCGGCGCCAGCCACGCGATGCCAGCGCGACCCGGGTACGCAACCGGGACAGCGTGGACGGCCGGCCCCGGGGACACCTGCGGCAGTTCGGGCTGTCCCGCGTCCGTATGCGCGAGCAGGCCCACGCCGGATTCCTCCCCGGAGTCACCAAGTCGTCCTGGTGA
- the rpmB gene encoding 50S ribosomal protein L28 → MSAHCQLTGAQPGFGNNISHSHRRTSRRFDPNIQRKRYWLPSEGRHLRLTLSAKAIKTIDITGIEAAVARIRARGGKV, encoded by the coding sequence TTGTCCGCCCACTGCCAACTGACCGGCGCCCAGCCGGGCTTCGGCAACAACATCTCCCACTCGCACCGACGTACATCCCGGCGCTTCGACCCCAACATCCAACGCAAGCGCTACTGGCTGCCCAGCGAGGGCAGGCATCTACGCCTGACGCTCAGCGCCAAGGCGATCAAGACGATCGACATCACCGGTATCGAGGCGGCCGTGGCCCGCATCCGCGCTCGCGGGGGGAAGGTCTGA
- the rpmG gene encoding 50S ribosomal protein L33: MARPEVRPIIKLHSTAGTGYTYVTRKIRRNDPDRMVLRKFDPIARKHVDFREER; encoded by the coding sequence ATGGCTCGCCCCGAAGTACGCCCGATCATCAAGCTCCACTCCACCGCAGGGACCGGCTACACCTACGTCACCCGCAAGATCCGGCGGAACGATCCCGACCGCATGGTCCTGCGCAAGTTCGACCCGATCGCCCGCAAGCACGTCGACTTCCGCGAAGAACGCTGA
- a CDS encoding type B 50S ribosomal protein L31: MKPAIHPPYGPAVFRDKAAGSAFLTRSTATSDKTIEWEDGNTYPVVDVEISNVSHPFYTGSARVLDTAGRVERFERRYGRREAN; this comes from the coding sequence ATGAAGCCCGCAATCCACCCCCCGTACGGCCCCGCCGTCTTCCGCGACAAGGCTGCCGGCTCCGCCTTCCTCACCCGTTCCACCGCCACCAGCGACAAGACCATCGAGTGGGAGGACGGCAACACCTACCCTGTCGTCGACGTCGAGATCTCGAACGTGAGCCACCCCTTCTACACCGGCAGCGCCCGCGTCCTGGACACCGCCGGCCGCGTCGAGCGGTTCGAGCGCCGCTACGGCCGGCGCGAGGCGAACTGA
- a CDS encoding CobW family GTP-binding protein → MQNQPRLPVVIVGGLHCDARREVVDRLLRTVPGSVALHHDLATAAEGTLRRLVRDSSGELSYGDAPLVNDCACCALREDLVPELERLAAGGLTRLAIVELWDSVEPKAMAEVVAAHGGDALDLTNVMTAVDPALVLPYLANGDDLAEVGLAAATTDQRTVGDTWARQLEYAAVLALVDSDEADDEDRALLAQLHPTARRVSAGSGELAQLAFAGFDVEAAAVAQHPACARLPQEADEAGVATLVWHRRRPFHPERLYQALEDLCCSAARSRGRFWLADRPDTLLAWDAAGGALCVENAGPWLASLPDAAWDMVSPMRRAAAALDWHPEHGDCCQHLVFTSPGLDRDGLAQLLESCLLTDDEYAAGPEAWKHLPAAFDSLLDPVS, encoded by the coding sequence ATGCAGAACCAGCCCCGACTGCCCGTCGTGATCGTCGGCGGGCTCCACTGCGACGCCCGCAGGGAAGTCGTCGACCGCCTCCTGCGAACCGTCCCCGGCAGCGTCGCCCTCCACCATGACCTGGCCACAGCGGCCGAAGGCACCCTGCGGCGCCTGGTGCGCGACTCCTCGGGCGAGCTGTCGTACGGCGATGCCCCGCTCGTCAACGACTGCGCCTGCTGCGCGCTGCGCGAAGACCTGGTCCCCGAGCTGGAGCGCCTGGCCGCCGGCGGTCTGACCCGACTCGCGATCGTCGAACTGTGGGACTCCGTCGAACCCAAGGCCATGGCAGAGGTCGTCGCCGCGCACGGCGGCGACGCCCTCGATCTCACCAACGTGATGACCGCCGTCGACCCCGCGCTCGTGCTGCCCTACCTCGCCAACGGCGACGACCTGGCCGAGGTCGGTCTCGCCGCCGCCACCACCGATCAGCGCACGGTCGGCGACACCTGGGCCCGGCAGCTGGAGTACGCGGCCGTGCTCGCTCTCGTCGACAGCGATGAGGCCGACGACGAGGACCGCGCCCTCCTTGCCCAGCTCCACCCGACCGCCCGCCGGGTGTCCGCCGGATCAGGCGAACTCGCCCAACTGGCCTTCGCCGGCTTCGACGTGGAAGCGGCGGCCGTCGCCCAGCACCCGGCCTGCGCACGGCTGCCCCAGGAAGCGGACGAAGCCGGGGTCGCCACCCTCGTCTGGCACCGCCGCCGCCCCTTCCACCCCGAACGCCTCTACCAGGCGCTGGAAGACCTCTGCTGCAGCGCCGCCCGCAGCCGCGGCCGGTTCTGGCTCGCCGACCGCCCCGACACCCTGCTCGCCTGGGACGCCGCAGGAGGCGCGCTGTGCGTGGAGAACGCCGGCCCGTGGCTGGCTTCCCTGCCGGACGCCGCATGGGACATGGTGTCCCCGATGCGCCGGGCGGCTGCCGCCCTGGACTGGCACCCCGAGCACGGCGACTGCTGCCAGCACCTCGTCTTCACCTCTCCCGGCCTCGACCGCGACGGCCTGGCACAGCTACTCGAATCCTGCCTGCTCACCGACGACGAGTACGCCGCCGGTCCCGAGGCGTGGAAGCACCTGCCGGCCGCGTTCGACTCCCTCCTCGACCCCGTCTCGTAG
- the rpsR gene encoding 30S ribosomal protein S18, with protein MARRHDPRKPLKPRPTPLEAADITYIDYKDTDLLRKFISDRGKIRSRRVTRSTAQQQRQVAAAIKNAREMALLPYAARVGAQ; from the coding sequence ATGGCCCGCCGTCACGACCCCCGCAAGCCGCTCAAGCCTCGCCCCACCCCCCTCGAAGCCGCCGATATCACGTACATCGACTACAAGGACACCGACCTGCTGCGGAAGTTCATCTCCGACCGCGGGAAGATCCGCAGCCGCCGCGTCACTCGCTCCACCGCCCAGCAGCAGCGGCAGGTCGCCGCAGCGATCAAGAACGCCCGGGAGATGGCGCTCCTGCCGTACGCCGCCCGCGTCGGGGCGCAGTAA
- a CDS encoding 5'-nucleotidase yields the protein MPPYSLENRLVIGIASSALFDLKESDAVFREKGEESYRRYQRTKLDETLQPGVAFPFIRRLLSLNDLNPDGDPLVEVIILSRNDPDTGLRVMRSIRSHGLPITRAVFMQGRSPYKFMRALHMSLFLSADDGDVREATGAGLPAGRVLGSAVADDPDDKDLRIAFDFDGVLASDESERVFQQDGIESFRNHEILNVATPHDAGPLREFLRKVNTLQRREEERRKKDPDYAIRVHVSIVTARNAPAHERAVMSLNQWGVTVNDAFFLGGIDKSSIMEVLKPHIFFDDQESHLQGTSRTTPSVHIPFGVVNQEAPQTDAK from the coding sequence GTGCCGCCTTACAGCCTCGAAAACCGGCTGGTCATTGGAATCGCCTCCAGCGCCCTCTTCGACCTGAAGGAATCCGATGCCGTTTTCCGGGAGAAGGGCGAGGAAAGCTACCGCCGTTATCAGCGGACCAAGTTGGACGAGACGTTGCAGCCGGGAGTCGCCTTCCCCTTCATCCGCAGGCTGCTGTCACTGAATGATCTGAACCCTGACGGTGACCCGCTGGTCGAGGTCATCATTCTCTCCCGCAACGACCCCGACACCGGGCTTCGGGTCATGCGATCCATCAGGTCTCATGGCCTGCCCATAACTCGCGCGGTTTTCATGCAGGGACGCTCGCCGTACAAGTTCATGCGCGCGCTGCACATGTCGCTGTTTCTGTCCGCCGACGACGGCGACGTCCGCGAGGCTACGGGCGCTGGGCTGCCGGCAGGCCGTGTCCTTGGCTCTGCCGTCGCCGACGATCCTGACGACAAGGATCTGCGGATCGCCTTCGACTTCGACGGGGTTCTCGCCAGCGACGAGTCGGAGCGCGTGTTCCAGCAGGACGGCATAGAAAGCTTCCGTAATCATGAGATCCTGAACGTTGCCACGCCTCACGACGCGGGTCCGCTCCGGGAGTTCCTCCGGAAGGTGAACACGCTGCAGCGCCGAGAGGAGGAACGGCGCAAGAAAGACCCGGACTACGCGATCCGCGTCCACGTGTCCATCGTCACGGCCCGCAATGCGCCCGCGCACGAGCGGGCCGTCATGAGCCTGAACCAATGGGGCGTCACGGTCAACGACGCCTTCTTCCTCGGCGGAATCGACAAGAGCTCGATCATGGAAGTGCTCAAGCCGCACATCTTCTTCGACGACCAGGAAAGCCATCTCCAAGGCACATCGCGGACGACACCGAGCGTCCATATCCCGTTCGGAGTGGTGAACCAGGAAGCCCCGCAGACTGATGCGAAGTAG
- a CDS encoding helicase associated domain-containing protein, with product MAAARAFHHCEGRLYVAQRHIEVLDGGPVRLGQWISNARRRKERLAADRVRALDALSMRW from the coding sequence CTGGCTGCCGCGCGTGCCTTTCACCACTGTGAAGGGCGCCTCTACGTTGCGCAGCGGCACATCGAAGTCCTCGACGGCGGACCCGTACGCCTCGGGCAATGGATCAGCAACGCCCGCCGTCGCAAAGAGCGTCTTGCCGCCGACCGTGTCCGCGCACTCGATGCCCTGAGCATGCGCTGGTAG
- a CDS encoding helicase associated domain-containing protein, which produces MRDVRGKGHEVRIGREHWNPPWPLTWQRAFHAARRHQEAGHSLTDVPRDCTTDDGHRLGEWLRTQRLCPERLAPCNGACSTVSA; this is translated from the coding sequence GTGCGGGACGTGCGCGGAAAGGGCCACGAGGTCAGAATCGGGAGGGAACACTGGAACCCGCCTTGGCCCCTGACCTGGCAACGCGCCTTCCACGCCGCCCGCCGGCATCAAGAAGCCGGCCACTCACTGACCGACGTGCCCAGGGACTGCACCACCGACGACGGACACCGCCTGGGGGAGTGGCTCCGCACCCAACGCCTCTGCCCCGAACGCCTGGCCCCGTGCAACGGCGCCTGCTCGACGGTCTCGGCCTGA
- a CDS encoding NADP-dependent oxidoreductase: MPIHTMRAVRLHEHGGPEVLRYDEVLIPELGPGEVLVRVHAVGVNPPDWYLRDGMSNLPVEARPKFSLPAIPGTDLSGVVEAVAADVDRFCVGDEVFGLLRFPSFDGSTYAEYVAAPAADLALKPAGIDHVHAAGAPMSGLTAWQFLIEVGHDHPSGFQAAQHRPVPLDAHKTVLVNGAAGGVGHFALQLAKWKGARVIAVASGAHESFLSELGADEFIDYTKSRPEELVHDVDLVLDAVGGPDSKRFLRTLKRGGSQFPVFFGEFDEEETAKLGVTVTGTTVRSNGAQLAELGRLLDAGTVRVAIDSTFALADARAAHERAARGHIQGKIVLTVA; encoded by the coding sequence ATGCCGATACACACGATGAGGGCGGTCCGGCTCCATGAGCACGGCGGTCCTGAAGTTCTGCGTTACGACGAGGTGCTGATTCCCGAGCTGGGGCCGGGTGAGGTGCTCGTTCGCGTGCACGCGGTCGGCGTCAACCCTCCCGACTGGTACCTGCGCGACGGGATGTCCAACCTGCCTGTGGAGGCGCGGCCGAAGTTCAGCTTGCCCGCGATCCCGGGGACGGACCTGTCGGGCGTCGTCGAGGCCGTCGCCGCGGATGTGGACCGTTTCTGCGTCGGTGATGAAGTCTTCGGTCTCCTTCGCTTCCCCAGCTTCGATGGCAGCACCTATGCCGAGTACGTGGCCGCGCCCGCGGCGGACCTCGCACTCAAGCCGGCCGGCATCGATCACGTGCACGCCGCCGGGGCGCCCATGTCCGGGCTCACCGCGTGGCAGTTCCTGATCGAGGTCGGACACGATCACCCCTCGGGCTTCCAGGCGGCGCAGCATCGTCCGGTGCCACTCGACGCCCACAAGACGGTGCTCGTCAACGGCGCCGCGGGCGGCGTGGGGCACTTCGCGCTGCAGCTGGCGAAATGGAAGGGTGCACGGGTCATCGCGGTGGCGTCGGGCGCGCATGAATCGTTCCTGAGTGAGCTCGGCGCCGACGAGTTCATCGACTACACGAAGAGCCGTCCCGAGGAACTCGTGCACGACGTCGACCTCGTTCTCGACGCCGTCGGTGGCCCCGACAGCAAGCGCTTCCTGCGCACCCTCAAGCGCGGCGGCTCCCAGTTCCCCGTGTTCTTCGGAGAGTTCGACGAAGAAGAGACCGCGAAGCTGGGCGTCACCGTCACGGGCACCACGGTCCGCTCGAACGGCGCGCAGCTTGCCGAACTGGGACGCCTGCTCGACGCGGGCACGGTCCGCGTCGCGATCGACAGCACGTTCGCGCTCGCGGATGCCCGAGCCGCGCACGAACGCGCCGCCCGAGGACACATCCAGGGCAAGATCGTGCTCACGGTCGCTTAG
- a CDS encoding TetR/AcrR family transcriptional regulator has product MRADARKNRDHLLAVAGTAITEQGVDVSLRDIARRADVGLATLLRHFPTREALLDALLRTSFDELTAKAGALETSSSPDDALVSWLRDCVAWTTEYRGAIVLMAAAIEDTESALHASCVTLRAAGARLLIRAQAAGMARTDIDGADLFALVTALAWLGDQRSLAPRADHLFDVVASAILTSTANSGAEGERRPRIRS; this is encoded by the coding sequence ATGCGCGCCGACGCCAGGAAGAACCGCGACCACCTGCTCGCAGTAGCGGGCACCGCCATCACCGAGCAAGGCGTCGACGTGTCACTGCGTGACATCGCGCGCAGGGCCGATGTCGGACTCGCGACGCTGCTGCGTCACTTCCCGACGCGCGAGGCGCTGCTCGATGCCCTGCTCCGCACGAGCTTCGACGAGCTGACCGCTAAGGCAGGCGCCCTCGAAACGTCCAGCTCGCCCGACGACGCGCTCGTCTCGTGGCTCCGCGACTGCGTCGCGTGGACAACCGAGTATCGGGGCGCGATCGTGCTGATGGCAGCCGCCATCGAGGACACCGAGTCCGCACTCCACGCCTCATGCGTCACCCTGCGCGCGGCCGGTGCGCGGCTCCTCATCCGTGCCCAGGCCGCGGGCATGGCGCGGACCGACATTGATGGCGCCGATTTGTTCGCGCTGGTAACGGCGCTCGCCTGGCTCGGCGATCAACGCTCGCTCGCGCCACGCGCCGATCACCTCTTCGACGTTGTCGCAAGCGCGATCCTGACCAGCACAGCGAACAGCGGCGCCGAGGGGGAACGCCGCCCTCGCATCCGTAGCTGA